TCGGTAATCAAGTCCTGCAAAATGGCGAGCGTTTGAACCTCTTCGGATTCACCCTTGTTCTTGAGGTAGTCTGCGACGTTCTGCAGAAAATCAATGTAGGGGCCGCCGGCCTTGTCCATCTGGTTCTTGTGGACGTCGGCTGCAATTTTGTAGGCTTCAGCGTAAGAAAGCATAATTATCCTTTTAATAAATAAAATCTTTTGGCACCCGACGGTGCTATACCCTCAATATATATAATCAAAAGCGAAAAAAGTGTCACGTTTTTGTCTTATTTTCAAAAAATGAACAGATTTTCCGCTTTTGTGGGTAGCTCCGCCAGGTTTGGACCTTACTTGTTGTTCGCGCGGATCAAGTTGAGGGCGGAGCCAGCCTTGAACCATGCCCACTGCTGTTCGTTGTAGGTGTGGCTGAGGGCGATATTATCGACCGAGCCATCCTTGTGGTGGGCGACGAGCGTGAACTCGGAACCCGGAGCGAACTTGGTGAGACCGACGATGTCGAATACGTCCTGTTCCTGGATCTTGTCGTAGTCGGCGGCGTTCTTGAAGGTGAGGGCGAGCATGCCCTGCTTCTTGAGGTTCGTCTCGTGAATGCGGGCGAAGCTCTTCACGATCACGGCCTTCACGCCGAGGAAGCGCGGTTCCATGGCGGCGTGTTCGCGGCTAGAGCCTTCGCCGTAGTTTTCGTCACCGATCACGATGGAGCCCGTGCCCTTGGCCTTGTAAATCTTGGCGAGTTCCGGGACTTCCTTGTATTCACCGCACTGGCAGAGGACCTTGTTCGTTTCGCCGTTGAAGGCGTTCACGGCGCCGATGAGCATGTTGTTCGAAATGTTTTCGAGGTGACCGCGGTAGTTGAGCCACGGACCGGCCATGGAGATATGGTCGGTGGTGCACTTGCCCTTGGCCTTGATGAGGAGCGGGGCCCCGGCGATGTCCTTGCCGTCCCAAGCCGCGAACGGGGCGAGAGCCTGCAAACGCTTGCTTTCAGGGTTGATGGAAACGGTAATCTTGGAACCGTCGACCGCAGGAGCCTGGTAGCCGGCATCCTTGACTTCGAAGCCCTTCGGCGGGAGTTCGCACTGTTCCGGCGGGTCGAGCTTGACTGCTTTACCTTCGTTGTTCACGAGGGTGTCGGTCATCGGGTTGAAGCGGATGTCGCCGCTGAGGGCTGCAATCACGGCCATGAGCGGGGAGGCGACGAATGCATGCGTGTTCGGGTTGCCGTCGGCGCGCTTTGCGAAGTTGCGGTTAAAGCTGTGAACGATGGTGTTGAGTTCCTTCTTGTCGGCGCCGGCACGGTCCCAGCGGCCAATGCAAGGACCGCAGGCGTTCGTCATGATGGTTGCACCGAACTGCTTGAACAGGTCGATGAGACCGTCGCGTTCGGCGGTGTAGCGCACCTGTTCGGAACCCGGGTTGATGAGAAGCGGGCACTTCGGGGAAAGACCCTTAGCGAGAGCCTGCTTGATCATGTTCGCGGCCATGAAGAGGTCTTCGTAGCTGGAGTTCGTGCAGCTACCGATGAGGGCGGCGCTTACGATCGGCGTAGATTCCGGCTTGGTTTCGGTGGCCTTGAGGCTTTCGGCCATGTCGGTCACGGCGTAGGCGCGGTCCGGGCTGAACGGGCCGTTGAAGTGCGGCACGAGCGTGTTCAAGTCGATTTCGACGACGCGGTCAAAGTACTTTTCCGGGTTGGCTTCGACTTCGGGGTCGGCCTTGAGGTGTTCTGCAATCTTGTCGGCGGCGGCGGCAACGTCGGCGCGGCCGGTCACCTTGAGGTAGCGGCTCATGGAATCGTCGTAGCTGAAGGTGGAGCAGGTAGCGCCCACTTCGGCACCCATGTTGGCAATCGTTGCCTTGCCGGTGGCGGAGAGGCTGCGTGCGCCTTCGCCGAAGTATTCGATAATGGCGTTGGTGCCACCCTTAACGGTGAGGATGCCTGCGAGCTTGAGGATGATGTCCTTGGCGGTAGCGAAGCCCTGGAGCTTGCCGGTGAGCTTCACGCCGATCATCTTCGGGTACTTGAGTTCCCAGGGGAGGCCGACCATGGCGTCCACGGCGTCTGCACCGCCCACGCCGATCGCGAGCATGCCGAGACCGCCGGCGTTCACCGTGTGGGAGTCGGTACCGATCATCATTCCGCCCGGGAAGGCGTAGTTTTCGAGCACCACCTGGTGGATGATGCCTGCACCCGGGAGCCAGCAGTCAATGCCGTACTTGGCAGACACGGACTGGAGGAAATCGTAAACTTCCTTGCTTTCTTCTTTGGCGCGGGGCAAGTCCTTTTCGACACCTTCGCGGGCGATAATCAGGTGGTCGCAGTGCACGGAGCTGGGCACTGCCACGCGGGCCTTACCGGCGGTGGTGAACTGCAAAAGGGCCATCTGGGCGGTTGCGTCCTGCATGGCCACGCGGTCAGGGTGAAATTCGGCAAAATCCTTGCCGCGTTCGTAAGTCCTGTTCTCGGCGCCATCGATCAGGTGGCTGTAGATAATCTTTTCGGCGAGGGTGAGCGGACGGCCCAGCTGCTTGCGGGCAGCTTCAACGCGGGCAGGAATGCGGGCATACACGCCCTGGATCATGTCGAAATTGAAAAGCATAGTCTCTTGGGGTTATAGGTTGAATTTTCGGGCGTAAAGATAGAAAATTATTTGGTTGCTTTTTTTTACCCTTAACAAAGGGTGTAAATTTTCCTAAATTTGGCCGCGTTCCTAAGATTGGAGAACCCCCATGTCCAATATTCACGCCAAAGATTCCGTCAAGAATTTCCTTGCTGGAGTCAAGACGACCGTTACTCCTGAATTGTTCCGCACGATTCGCAGGGGCTACGACAAGAAGA
Above is a genomic segment from Fibrobacter sp. UWB5 containing:
- a CDS encoding aconitate hydratase — translated: MLFNFDMIQGVYARIPARVEAARKQLGRPLTLAEKIIYSHLIDGAENRTYERGKDFAEFHPDRVAMQDATAQMALLQFTTAGKARVAVPSSVHCDHLIIAREGVEKDLPRAKEESKEVYDFLQSVSAKYGIDCWLPGAGIIHQVVLENYAFPGGMMIGTDSHTVNAGGLGMLAIGVGGADAVDAMVGLPWELKYPKMIGVKLTGKLQGFATAKDIILKLAGILTVKGGTNAIIEYFGEGARSLSATGKATIANMGAEVGATCSTFSYDDSMSRYLKVTGRADVAAAADKIAEHLKADPEVEANPEKYFDRVVEIDLNTLVPHFNGPFSPDRAYAVTDMAESLKATETKPESTPIVSAALIGSCTNSSYEDLFMAANMIKQALAKGLSPKCPLLINPGSEQVRYTAERDGLIDLFKQFGATIMTNACGPCIGRWDRAGADKKELNTIVHSFNRNFAKRADGNPNTHAFVASPLMAVIAALSGDIRFNPMTDTLVNNEGKAVKLDPPEQCELPPKGFEVKDAGYQAPAVDGSKITVSINPESKRLQALAPFAAWDGKDIAGAPLLIKAKGKCTTDHISMAGPWLNYRGHLENISNNMLIGAVNAFNGETNKVLCQCGEYKEVPELAKIYKAKGTGSIVIGDENYGEGSSREHAAMEPRFLGVKAVIVKSFARIHETNLKKQGMLALTFKNAADYDKIQEQDVFDIVGLTKFAPGSEFTLVAHHKDGSVDNIALSHTYNEQQWAWFKAGSALNLIRANNK